In Candidatus Poribacteria bacterium, one DNA window encodes the following:
- a CDS encoding Gfo/Idh/MocA family oxidoreductase yields MQYLDSKGKGESRMYKSAILGCRGRARGHARAYEHVKGGKLAAICDMQEDLLNDFGDEFGIDARYTDLDEMLSKEKPDLLHIVTAPVLRGSNKRIRYPLMNQASEHGVPAAIVEKPIAVESEDWRQISELAQRTKTKFVVNTQLNFHPQNLALKRDVAEGKIGAIKFIEASARNPPVDQAPHVLQLVSSYIDNSRPVKVQGQISGAEQLDSAQPSPANATALVTYANGVQVSVAFGPEMAPRVLPDTGNNRHKRVCVFGEQGFVHWRFESWERNLPGSGYEGGDLNYGAEDVIAQGGLTDAVFAWLDDEGKEHPTHLKQSLAEFNLLLGIYYSGLTNTVVELPFDPPDGMIDMFRERL; encoded by the coding sequence ATGCAGTATCTGGATTCAAAAGGAAAAGGAGAAAGCAGAATGTATAAAAGTGCAATTTTAGGGTGCCGCGGACGTGCTCGCGGGCATGCACGCGCCTATGAACACGTCAAGGGTGGCAAACTTGCCGCTATTTGCGACATGCAGGAAGATTTGCTCAACGATTTCGGGGATGAATTCGGTATTGATGCTCGCTACACCGATCTCGATGAAATGCTTTCAAAGGAGAAACCGGATCTTCTGCACATTGTTACCGCGCCCGTGCTACGCGGGAGTAACAAACGTATTCGCTACCCACTGATGAACCAAGCCTCTGAGCACGGTGTCCCCGCCGCGATTGTCGAAAAACCGATTGCCGTTGAGAGTGAAGATTGGCGGCAGATTTCCGAACTTGCCCAACGTACCAAAACGAAGTTCGTCGTTAACACACAACTCAATTTCCATCCGCAGAATCTCGCGCTCAAACGTGATGTCGCAGAAGGCAAGATCGGTGCGATTAAGTTTATTGAGGCAAGCGCCCGCAACCCACCCGTCGACCAAGCACCCCACGTCTTACAACTCGTGTCGTCCTATATCGACAACTCGCGACCCGTGAAGGTCCAAGGACAGATCTCCGGTGCGGAACAACTCGACTCCGCGCAACCTTCGCCTGCCAATGCCACAGCACTCGTGACCTACGCAAACGGTGTGCAAGTCTCCGTCGCATTCGGACCCGAGATGGCACCCCGTGTCCTTCCCGATACAGGAAACAACCGGCATAAGCGCGTATGCGTGTTCGGTGAACAAGGATTTGTCCATTGGCGGTTTGAGAGTTGGGAACGAAATCTACCGGGAAGTGGATATGAAGGCGGTGATCTCAACTACGGCGCAGAGGATGTCATTGCCCAAGGCGGACTCACAGACGCAGTGTTTGCGTGGCTCGACGATGAGGGTAAAGAACATCCAACACACCTGAAGCAGTCTCTTGCCGAATTCAACCTGTTGTTGGGAATATACTATAGCGGTTTAACGAACACCGTCGTCGAATTGCCGTTCGATCCGCCTGATGGCATGATTGACATGTTCCGAGAACGGCTTTAA
- a CDS encoding cupin domain-containing protein gives MKHLIFEDIYSWAVFSRDRQIDFNGHLWVRPDGNILIDPVPMSDDDREHLNALGGAKSIVLTNADHEREAAVFQEWTGADVIVHEADADALDITPTRTVQDREAIVPGLHAIHLRHGKSPGEIALYFPEKQAVLFGDLVVGEPMGALTLLADSKLNDPPKAALELRKILALRFNAILVGDGHSIFKDARQYLVDCLQARRDIYINRIHIDEIAWQHKNAPHPYDFEDKDIDPLIGGKNLGYRVIRLQPGKMSFPMHFHNFGEEMCYVMEGACTLKTPRGDVEVSEGDFLAFPPGTIGAHKFVNSSDAPVTLFILGTTTPHDVSEYPDSNKVLPYVVGKIYRKDPSLSYWDGEV, from the coding sequence ATGAAACACTTGATTTTTGAAGATATATACAGTTGGGCGGTCTTTAGTCGAGATCGACAGATAGACTTTAATGGACATTTGTGGGTGCGTCCCGACGGCAATATCCTGATAGACCCGGTCCCAATGTCCGATGACGACCGAGAACACCTGAATGCACTTGGCGGTGCCAAGTCAATCGTTCTGACCAACGCCGATCATGAACGCGAAGCCGCTGTTTTCCAAGAATGGACGGGTGCCGACGTGATTGTACACGAAGCCGACGCCGACGCCCTGGACATCACACCGACCCGAACGGTTCAAGATCGTGAGGCGATTGTTCCTGGGTTACACGCCATTCATCTCAGGCACGGAAAGAGTCCGGGCGAAATCGCGCTCTATTTTCCAGAAAAACAAGCCGTCCTGTTCGGGGACCTGGTGGTAGGTGAACCGATGGGGGCGTTGACGCTGCTCGCCGATAGTAAGCTGAACGATCCACCGAAAGCCGCACTTGAATTACGCAAAATCTTGGCACTCCGATTCAATGCCATTCTCGTCGGGGACGGTCACTCCATTTTTAAAGATGCGCGCCAATACCTCGTCGATTGCTTGCAAGCGCGGCGCGACATTTACATCAACCGCATTCATATCGATGAGATCGCGTGGCAGCATAAAAATGCACCACACCCTTACGACTTCGAGGACAAAGATATTGACCCACTCATCGGTGGCAAAAATTTAGGATATCGCGTGATTCGGCTGCAACCGGGTAAGATGAGTTTCCCGATGCATTTTCACAATTTCGGGGAGGAGATGTGCTACGTCATGGAAGGTGCCTGCACGCTCAAAACCCCGCGAGGCGATGTGGAAGTCAGTGAGGGGGATTTCCTGGCGTTTCCACCGGGCACCATCGGCGCGCATAAGTTTGTCAATAGCAGCGATGCGCCGGTCACTTTATTCATTCTCGGCACGACGACACCCCATGACGTGAGTGAATACCCTGATTCTAACAAAGTGTTGCCTTATGTCGTTGGGAAGATTTATCGTAAAGACCCAAGCCTGAGTTATTGGGACGGCGAAGTTTAA